Sequence from the Zeugodacus cucurbitae isolate PBARC_wt_2022May chromosome 5, idZeuCucr1.2, whole genome shotgun sequence genome:
tatcaaaatgatcagggtgacgagaaaagttcaaatccggatgtctgtcagtccgtccgtctgtccgtccgtccgtgcaagctgtaacttgagtaaaaattgagatatcttgaaagtcgtatttcttggcaccataagaaggctaagttcgaaaatgggcgtaatcggaccactgccacgcccacaaaatggcgaaaaccgaaaacacttaaagtgcaataactaagctataaataaagctaaggaagtaaaatttggtatgatggatcgcactatgaaggggcacatgtggatgtaattcttttggggaagtgggtgtggccccgcccctactaagttttttgtacatatctcgcaaactactaaagctctaccaaggaaactttctagagtgaTTTCTTTTAggcactaccttatacagtccaaaattgggggaaatcggataataaccacgcccccctctcatacaaaggttatgttgaaaactactaaaagtgggttaactcactaacgaaaaacgccagaaacactaaatttcacataagaaatggcatatggaagctgcactcagatttttttacaaaatggaaaatgagcgtggcatcgcccacttatgggtcaaaaaccatatctcaggaactacttgaccgatttcaatgaaacttggtttgtaatagttttcttacatcccaatgatatgttgtgaaaataggccaaatcgcttcacaaccacgcctactacctatataccagatctttgaagacgatctgaatcgtttactttataatacataaagtaagcactagtgaatatatcgatgcagaactttgcacaaatactatgtttatagtgtggtagccccattctaaaaatcgccgaaatcggaccataggtttttaaggccccatatatcgaacacgaggacctcggtgcttctaacctaatattagggtttccaactttcaatggactttatacaatatatatgacgaatatgttggtcaaattgtgtattatataatataaataaagttaaatatataaattgcgagagtataaaatattcggttacacccgaacttagcccttccttacttgttttttgtttatttgcaattaaGGTTATGTTTTAGGACCCTAGAATTCTCAATCCTACATTTCACTTTCCAAATTGTTTTCGCTTAAGTACTTCTTTATTCAAACTTAGAACTATCGGAATTCTGGTTTCActctcatatatattatataaccgATGGAGCTTTGAGGTACTTAATACAATCCTATAATTTTTATGTTCCGTTCAATTTTTACTCACCTTCATATAAGTTCGAAACGAGATTGGTGGAAATGTTGGTGCACGAATACAAGCTGGTTTCTGACTACGCATTATCATTATAGTTAAAAGACGCTTATAACGTCTGTCGCAATCGAACCAGTTCTGGTTGTAGGCAGCATCGCCGACGCGTAGACTctgaaaaataagaattatatataatagtaataaagTTATCGTTTGTATAAAGAGGAAACgattaaataaatagtataaaaagATCATCGGAAGATCGATAGAAGATCACGCAAGAGAAGAGGTTGATGAGTTGAAAGTAACTTTCGTAGAAGAAAAATTTTAGTGAGCTGGAAACAATCTTAGCAGGAAGAGGTTATAGAATAAATGTGGAACATAAGTTCTATACCAGAGCATAACAACTCTTTCAAAAGTAGAAATCTCAAAATGTGAGTCCATTTAATCCCGTTAGATGCTTGTAACTAATATGCCATTATTATAGTTATAATAACTCTATCTTCTATTATTCTCCTTACAAACCAAAcatattgtaatttaaaaaatgttgtagTCTTCACTTACCGCCGTCATCAGTTCATCACCGTAATAGCAGACCACAAATACTTGCACCAATGAGGCcgttagaaaaataatatattttacaatatctTCTGTTGAGGAAGCAGTCACTTGAAATCCAATAAAACAGATGGTCAACGAAGCGGTTAGGAAATTCAGTAGTAAAGAGAAACTGAAAATGCTGTTGACATGTTCGCTCAACCtgcaacaaaacaaagcaaataataCTTAGTCTTAGCATATTGGCATGGCAACAACACCACCAGCCAACAACCAACATAATTCACCACTCACTCCAGGCACTTGGCATGTTTCACCACTAAAGCTTGCAAATATTGTAAATCCTCTTGCGCACTTCGCTTCGGCGTTGCGCCAGCAAAATCTTCCAAACAACATGAAATGTAATCGAAATGCATACAAAGCTGTGTCACCGAGGCCACCAATATCAGATCGGCCGAGAGGAAGGCCACACCAGCCAAATATGCGCCATGCACTTGACCCATATACGTGAGCCAGTAGACCCAAGTCTTCTGCGTCGCATTATATGGATACCATATGGCAAAGCCGAAATTGCGCTCATACACTGGTGCGCTCAGGAGCCAATATTGTACGGAAGCCTTTAGCGCCGGATACAGGCTGAACGTGGACGTGTACGCCAAGCAGAGCAGCGTGAAAACGGCCATCACACGTCGCATCACACGTTCGCGCTGCGGCAATTTGTATTCCACTTGCTGCGCGGTGGTTTTCGGAAATAACTCCTCCATTTGATCCAGGTGCTCACGCAAGGTCTGACGATGCGCCGTCAAAGCCATCTGCTTAAAGTCGGCTACGAAGGAGAAACCAATGCACGGCGCCACACCGGTTGCCTCCAAAACGGTGGCAAAGGAATTTAAAGCTTTAATGAAGTATATAATCTCACCCACAACAAGTAGATTGAAGTTGATGAAGCCGATGTAAAGCAGCGACTTGAGCAACAGCCGTCGTGTGCGATATGGCGAGCGATGCTCATAGAGATCCTCACCGATTGTCTGATAGAATCTGATGGGTATGCGTATGAATTCGCTGAAAGTGCGCGCCTCGGATGACATGCTTTTGTCGAGTAAGCAGATTTTGAGTTTGGGAATAATGCAACGAAGCTCTATACCGGAAATGAAGTTGACCTTTGTGTTGCTCAAGTATTTATATAAGGTTACAGcgcttaaatattatattggtGTCCTACCTCGCAATATCTCAACCTTTACGAATCGCTACATGAGCTATAAAATGATTAAACATTGAAGTAGTTTTGGTATGAGAGAcaggtatttttttagtttctcaACGCctgtttcataaataaattgaaattattaaagttgACATATTGTTGATTTTTCGTAATAATTCGACTATGGCGCCACCTAGCGTCGTTATACATGTTTCGCAAGTGAGCCAGATCATAAGCCAAACTTCAACGGCATCTAGCGAGCTCAAAGTACATAAGAACATGCTTTGAGATTTTATAAAGCTTCTCAGTGAAATCGGCGATTTAGCTTCCGAGTCACATATATCCCttttaacataattaatttGTCTCATAGTGCACATGTGCTTATCGGTAAACTGTAGGGGCTCTTAAGTgtctaaaaaaagtttttttgtaaCTTTCAAACTTTTctatgttttctttttcttaagTTTGGAAGTGTAAAAATtacacaattaaaaataaaggaaaGTACATTTATTGCGCAATTATTAAACCAACTTTGATTTCAGTTGCGTAAGAACCTATAATTATTTTGGTGAGAAAGTTAACAGGAAAGCGAATACCTAATTATCACTTACAAAAGTTTGgttcaagttcactttcctttACTTATTTCATAACACTCACAGTGCCGTAATAATAATTGTCCAGGGGACAGTCCTACCACTGCCAAGTAATTTTCAAACTGCGACTACCGTTCATAAAAATCTTTGAAGATaggaaattaattcaaaaacatGATTCAAGgctaaatttttactaatttacaGGTAGTTAATGATAAAataacacataaataaaatttattcggGTCTTTACTGTACTACAGGTAGTTAAAACTCTCCATAGCTTTCTCATTGATGGAACATATTTATCTGGcctataattattttcaaaaagtttaggatttttataatttcctcGAGAGAGGTTCCCGAAGATGTACTTGTTTCAAGATCCCACTCTCACGACCTTGTGAAAACTAAAAGAAGAGCAGTCTCTGTATAACATTGATGTCACAGATCTCATTTCAGTTGATTCATAATTCTGAGAGCATGGTTTCATAATCTCATGAGTTATGTTACTACCACCTCGATTGACCCAAAACCAACCAAGCATACTAGGCAACTTTCAAGATCTACTTTTGAAATCCTTCGTCCAAGTCCTTGTAAatagtattaggtctacaactttgcttccgccgttttccaataaatGTCTCTAGGTTCAAGCActgatcgattaaatcgattttttttataacgatcttgtagacctaatatctcGAAGACCTGTCCAAAATTTCCTCAAGTGATCTGGAGATCTAGTTCTAGTTAAATCTtttaaaacacagttttgaataaaatgcgtttaaagttttgagtgacGCCCAGATACCCTTTAGAAGGCAACGCATTCATactatatctcgaaaactattgtTCCGATCCAATTGGAATTTTAGTACAATATTCTAGATAATATCTAGATATGGATTTAATAATAGGAAGTCGAGAAGGaagtaaatatagaaattattcgAACACCTTTCACTGTACCGTTAGCTGATTAATGTgagtaaatattcatattattgGACTTACGTAGTAAAGCTTCAATATTCAACatcaatattgcaaaaaaatgtataaaattctaTACAACAGTTAATAACCGTTAAACATTGCGCTACTCATAATAATTCAGTGAAGCGTCAAAACAACATCAcgttatgaatttaaataaatcccTACCCCACCACCGCCTGCGCACAAATATGTGCACGCGATGTAATTGATTTAAACAGCTGGCGCGAATGCACACGCTGATGTGAATGTCAACTGAAAAGTAAAAGGTAATATTAAAAGTGTGTTTACTCCGACGTATTACAACAACGCGCTGATTGTACAAGCATTCAtctgcttcttctttttttgttttttttttttgaatatgctgcttagcgaaattaaatttaatatttaactaccaGCAAGACGCGGCGAAACGTTTTTCGCATTTTCTGATtgacatattttaatataacgacacacacacagccatacatactcgtatttgcCATTGTGTGCGGTTGTTCTAACGCAATATTGCCCCCGTTGATTGATTGATGAAGCAACTAACCGACTTATTGATATTGTGTGTGCATTAGGGTGGGTCTAAATCTAATTTAAATCTGATAtaaatcatgttttttttttcaaaattgtgtatttaattttaatattatccaTTACAGTTGTTcgagatttttaaattaatctatGGCAAAAACTTCAAGACAAGCATTATAGaagtaaagaagaagaaaagtttaAAGGATTGGTCCCGTTTGGGACCCTCAAATAGGCCGTTTATGGCAGCTGACCATTTGTCAACCGATTCTAAGAGTAAAGAATAGGAAGGAAGagcgaaatatttaatttttttgtgtataaaaaatcattttctaTTGACCAATCCCAAGATCACCCATTTCAAGCGGTCCTCGACGAGTGATGTTGGTTCTAGGGACTAAAAGCAAACTGAAAGAATATAAAAACGTGAATTAATCTAGATAACCCTTACTAGTAAAGTGTAAGTAAAGAAAAATAGCGAACTTGTAAAAGAAGTTTCAGGGTTCggagtcaagaaaatatttgtttcactatatatcaatataattatgtttttaggaccctaggttaagttaggttaggtttgttggcagatctctgcaaaaacacagaggatctcacttagacagcttagaGCGCTGTTCATTGTGATACCAGTAACACCTTTGGATCAAAGACAGTTaaggattcagcaaaacgcttggaatctattacgaatttctttagacggctaatgtcgattccagcaGCCATTGTACAGTGTTCAGTGAGCACACaaatgatcgcgctgagatggaccttgccggAGAGAGCAGTTGAGAGGACCTCTTACGCttcacagagggccaaaaggacctcgccactgcacaagtgccAGTTATTGACCAAcatttgacgagctcatgcgtagtctgcatgtccagcgctcttgcgcaggttgaccatggactaccaacccGCTCCCActccgacgtcaatgttgctagggaACCTCCCCTTGCATGCTTTTCCGCtttacagttaccaacgattccgcggtgaccgggtacccacactaggaTCTAAGACACTTCCTTACTAGCCCAGAGCGTaatgtcatcgattccaatgccagcACTGCCGATCTGCTGCCGGaatgaatacatacctctctaaaagaggtcaccatacggaGCAATGCGCCCACTGCTACTTTAAGCGACCTTGGAAGACACTGCAGTagtcaggtagcctaaagctggtgtTGATAGAGAactttctgcagaaaactccaCCTCCCACCTTCCCCCTTAGCTTCGATCCATCAgtgaaaaagctgactgcactttTCCTCAATTGAATTCTTCCTTCCCACATAGCCCTTGTAGGTACGTGCGCAGAGAAGAAACCTCTAGGGGACGGTTCCGCGGTCGAGTGGTCCAGGTagtcagggatgcaatcgaaccgacggagaattTCAGAGTTTAAGACCCTAaagtaaagtttaaaaatactagtctaacatatacatatcttaatcaattaatttttatcgaGTTCCAAAAATTCGGACTTTCCTAATGCATTATGTTAAAACTAATaagataatatatacaaatatatatgtatgtatatttacaatattgtGGTTACCCTGTTGACAGCcttacattaaatttttactaagaAAATCTTTCTTTAATCCgaatatgttttaatttataacatttataacatttttatataatttattttattttattttttttttgtataaaaaatgttgaattaaaTGATGCggagaatatatttaataacgatttactaacatttttaatatgcatCTGCATAAACTCATATGCAAAAAACGTGAATCAAAAGAAATTAAACATTATGCAACCGCCCACCGCAGTCAATCAAGTGGAAGAC
This genomic interval carries:
- the LOC105210660 gene encoding odorant receptor 67c codes for the protein MSSEARTFSEFIRIPIRFYQTIGEDLYEHRSPYRTRRLLLKSLLYIGFINFNLLVVGEIIYFIKALNSFATVLEATGVAPCIGFSFVADFKQMALTAHRQTLREHLDQMEELFPKTTAQQVEYKLPQRERVMRRVMAVFTLLCLAYTSTFSLYPALKASVQYWLLSAPVYERNFGFAIWYPYNATQKTWVYWLTYMGQVHGAYLAGVAFLSADLILVASVTQLCMHFDYISCCLEDFAGATPKRSAQEDLQYLQALVVKHAKCLELSEHVNSIFSFSLLLNFLTASLTICFIGFQVTASSTEDIVKYIIFLTASLVQVFVVCYYGDELMTASLRVGDAAYNQNWFDCDRRYKRLLTIMIMRSQKPACIRAPTFPPISFRTYMKVISMSYQFFALLRTTYSGKGN